The Micromonospora krabiensis genome window below encodes:
- a CDS encoding DUF3140 domain-containing protein: protein MSGSDEGRDTYREFTEAVNMKPAELSRWLERDESKHVGWRKKGSRGGESVGHESGRKIISLLRRKRADLSEADFKHMRKVIGYVRRHMAQRPSGDVRNTRWRWSLMNWGHDPLKGPLPPPGGPSRRALDRHGAPPKARRGPGR, encoded by the coding sequence GTGAGCGGGAGTGACGAGGGGCGGGACACCTATCGGGAGTTCACCGAGGCGGTGAACATGAAGCCCGCCGAGCTGTCCCGGTGGCTGGAGCGCGACGAGTCCAAGCACGTGGGCTGGCGGAAGAAAGGCAGCCGGGGCGGCGAGTCGGTGGGGCACGAGTCCGGCCGCAAGATCATAAGTCTGTTGCGCCGCAAGCGCGCCGACCTGTCCGAGGCCGACTTCAAGCACATGCGCAAGGTCATCGGCTACGTCCGGCGGCACATGGCGCAGCGCCCCTCGGGGGACGTCCGCAACACCAGGTGGCGCTGGTCGCTCATGAACTGGGGGCACGACCCGCTGAAGGGGCCGCTGCCGCCACCCGGCGGCCCGTCCCGACGGGCGCTCGACCGGCACGGCGCCCCGCCGAAGGCACGCCGCGGCCCCGGCCGCTAG
- a CDS encoding hypervirulence associated TUDOR domain-containing protein, with protein MAEKEFHAGDHVSWASHSGRAYGVVKEKLVDRTHVRGHAVDASEDQPQYRVRHDTTGRDVAHRPEVLRRERE; from the coding sequence ATGGCCGAGAAGGAGTTCCACGCCGGCGACCACGTCTCCTGGGCCAGTCACAGCGGCCGGGCGTATGGCGTGGTCAAGGAGAAACTGGTCGACCGGACGCACGTCCGGGGGCACGCGGTGGACGCCTCGGAGGATCAGCCGCAGTACCGGGTCCGCCACGACACGACGGGGCGCGACGTCGCCCACCGGCCGGAGGTGTTGCGCCGTGAGCGGGAGTGA
- a CDS encoding class I SAM-dependent methyltransferase, with the protein MDDDSRVTRRRVSDTEARRANRGWWDTDADDYQAEHGAFLGDVDFVWCPEGVREADARLLGELAGRRILEVGCGAASAARWLATQGARPVAMDLSAGMLRHAALAADRTGVRVPLVQADALALPFADGAFDTACTAFGAIPFVADSAALMREVFRVLRPGARWVFSVTHPMRWIFLDDPGEGGLTAVHSYFDRAPYVEQDDAGVATYVEQHRTLGDRVRELVGAGFRLVDLVEPEWPAGHEGIWGQWSPLRGRLFPGTAIFVAEKPE; encoded by the coding sequence GTGGACGACGACAGCCGGGTGACCCGGCGCCGGGTCAGCGACACCGAGGCGCGACGGGCCAACCGCGGGTGGTGGGACACCGACGCCGACGACTACCAGGCCGAGCACGGGGCGTTCCTCGGCGACGTGGACTTCGTCTGGTGCCCCGAGGGGGTGCGCGAGGCGGACGCCCGACTCCTCGGCGAGCTCGCCGGGCGGCGGATCCTGGAGGTGGGCTGCGGCGCCGCGTCCGCCGCGCGGTGGCTGGCCACCCAGGGCGCCCGGCCGGTCGCCATGGACCTGTCCGCCGGCATGTTGCGGCACGCCGCGCTCGCCGCCGACCGCACCGGCGTACGCGTGCCGCTGGTGCAGGCCGACGCGCTCGCGCTGCCCTTCGCCGACGGCGCCTTCGACACCGCCTGCACGGCGTTCGGGGCGATCCCGTTCGTGGCCGACTCGGCGGCGCTGATGCGCGAGGTGTTCCGGGTGCTGCGCCCCGGCGCCCGCTGGGTCTTCTCGGTCACCCACCCCATGCGGTGGATCTTCCTCGACGACCCGGGCGAGGGCGGGCTGACCGCCGTGCACTCCTACTTCGACCGGGCGCCGTACGTGGAGCAGGACGACGCCGGTGTGGCCACGTACGTCGAGCAGCACCGCACCCTCGGCGACCGGGTCCGGGAGTTGGTCGGCGCCGGGTTCCGCCTCGTCGACCTGGTGGAGCCGGAGTGGCCCGCGGGACACGAGGGGATCTGGGGGCAGTGGAGCCCGCTGCGCGGCCGACTGTTCCCGGGCACCGCCATCTTCGTGGCCGAGAAGCCCGAGTGA
- the rpsA gene encoding 30S ribosomal protein S1, whose amino-acid sequence MTSSIEAPSSATKVTVDDLGSEEAFLAAIDETIKYFNDGDIVEGTVVKVDRDEVLLDIGYKTEGVIPSRELSIKHDVDPAEVVSVGDHIEALVLQKEDKEGRLILSKKRAQYERAWGTIEKIKDEDGVVRGSVIEVVKGGLILDIGLRGFLPASLVEMRRVRDLQPYVGRELEAKIIELDKNRNNVVLSRRAWLEQTQSEVRTEFLNKLQKGQVRKGVVSSIVNFGAFVDLGGVDGLVHVSELSWKHIDHPSEVVEVGQEVEVEVLDVDLDRERVSLSLKATQEDPWRQFARTHAIQQIVPGKVTKLVPFGAFVRVDDGIEGLVHISELAERHVEIPEQVVQVGSEVMVKVIDIDLERRRISLSLKQANEGFVEGEEHFDPTLYGMAATYDAEGNYIYPEGFDPETGEWLEGYDKQRETWEQQYAEARQRWEAHTKQVQTSRAADAEAAANPAPAPTGGGATSTSPAPSRQAEEPAGTLATDEALAALREKLAGGK is encoded by the coding sequence ATGACGAGCAGCATCGAGGCCCCCTCGAGCGCCACCAAGGTCACCGTCGACGACCTCGGTTCCGAGGAAGCTTTCCTCGCCGCGATCGACGAGACCATCAAGTACTTCAACGACGGCGACATTGTCGAAGGCACCGTCGTCAAGGTCGACCGGGACGAGGTCCTGCTCGACATCGGCTACAAGACCGAGGGTGTCATCCCCTCTCGGGAGCTGTCGATCAAGCACGACGTGGACCCGGCCGAGGTCGTCTCGGTTGGTGACCACATCGAGGCCCTTGTCCTCCAGAAGGAGGACAAGGAGGGGCGTCTGATCCTCTCGAAGAAGCGCGCGCAGTACGAGCGGGCCTGGGGCACGATCGAGAAGATCAAGGACGAGGACGGCGTCGTCCGCGGTTCGGTCATCGAGGTGGTCAAGGGCGGCCTCATCCTCGACATCGGGCTGCGCGGCTTCCTGCCCGCCTCCCTGGTCGAGATGCGGCGGGTGCGCGACCTGCAGCCGTACGTCGGGCGTGAGCTCGAGGCCAAGATCATCGAGCTGGACAAGAACCGCAACAACGTGGTCCTGTCCCGCCGGGCCTGGCTCGAGCAGACGCAGTCCGAGGTGCGCACCGAGTTCCTCAACAAGCTCCAGAAGGGGCAGGTCCGCAAGGGCGTCGTCTCCTCGATCGTCAACTTCGGCGCGTTCGTCGACCTCGGCGGCGTGGACGGTCTGGTGCACGTCTCCGAGCTGTCCTGGAAGCACATCGACCACCCGTCCGAGGTCGTCGAGGTGGGCCAGGAGGTCGAGGTCGAGGTCCTGGACGTCGACCTGGACCGCGAGCGGGTCTCGCTGTCGCTGAAGGCGACCCAGGAGGACCCGTGGCGGCAGTTCGCCCGCACCCACGCGATCCAGCAGATCGTGCCGGGTAAGGTCACCAAGCTGGTGCCGTTCGGTGCGTTCGTCCGGGTGGACGACGGCATCGAGGGCCTGGTCCACATCTCCGAGCTGGCCGAGCGCCACGTGGAGATCCCGGAGCAGGTCGTCCAGGTCGGCTCCGAGGTCATGGTCAAGGTCATCGACATCGACCTCGAGCGCCGCCGGATCTCGCTGTCGCTCAAGCAGGCCAACGAGGGCTTCGTCGAGGGCGAGGAGCACTTCGACCCGACCCTCTACGGCATGGCCGCGACCTACGACGCCGAGGGCAACTACATCTACCCCGAGGGCTTCGACCCGGAGACGGGCGAGTGGCTCGAGGGCTACGACAAGCAGCGCGAGACCTGGGAGCAGCAGTACGCCGAGGCGCGCCAGCGCTGGGAGGCCCACACCAAGCAGGTGCAGACCTCTCGTGCCGCCGACGCCGAGGCCGCTGCCAACCCGGCTCCGGCCCCCACGGGTGGCGGCGCCACCTCGACCAGCCCGGCCCCGAGCCGGCAGGCCGAGGAGCCGGCCGGCACCCTCGCCACCGACGAGGCGCTCGCCGCTCTGCGGGAGAAGCTCGCCGGCGGCAAGTGA
- the coaE gene encoding dephospho-CoA kinase produces MLMVGLTGGIGSGKSAVATRLVERGAMLVDSDRVAREVVAPGTPGLAEIVETFSGRVLAADGSLDRAALGAIVFGDEAARRRLEAITHPRVRARSVELAAAAAPDAIVVNDVPLLVEVGLAPTYHLVVVVQTAVSTRLARLARDRGMDRAEAERRIAAQADDARRSAAADVLLTNDGALAELHAAVDALWRDRLLPYERNVRERRVVRAKRVELTEPDPTWPQQYVRLAARIRHALAPMDLRLDHIGSTAVPGLAATDAIDIQLTVPTLADADGPLAERLADAGFPRVPQERWDGPRSAGSGRWEKRLHGSADPGRPVNLHIREAGSPGWRYALLTRDHLRADPDQRAAYLLLKRELAASAPDSATYTTAKDPWFDEEHLRAEEWAARTGWRP; encoded by the coding sequence GTGCTGATGGTGGGGTTGACCGGCGGGATCGGGTCGGGCAAGAGCGCGGTGGCGACCCGCCTCGTCGAGCGCGGCGCCATGCTGGTCGACTCCGACCGGGTCGCCCGCGAGGTCGTCGCCCCGGGTACCCCGGGGCTCGCCGAGATCGTCGAGACCTTCTCCGGGCGGGTCCTGGCCGCCGACGGCAGCCTCGACCGGGCCGCGCTCGGTGCGATCGTCTTCGGCGACGAGGCGGCCCGACGGCGGCTGGAGGCGATCACCCACCCCCGGGTCCGGGCGCGCAGTGTCGAGTTGGCCGCCGCGGCGGCACCGGACGCGATCGTCGTCAACGACGTGCCGCTCCTGGTCGAGGTGGGGCTCGCGCCCACGTACCACCTGGTGGTCGTGGTGCAGACGGCCGTGTCGACCCGGTTGGCGCGGCTGGCGCGCGACCGGGGGATGGACCGTGCGGAGGCCGAGCGGCGGATCGCCGCGCAGGCCGACGACGCTCGGCGGAGCGCCGCGGCCGACGTGCTGCTGACCAACGACGGCGCCCTCGCCGAGCTGCACGCCGCGGTCGACGCGCTCTGGCGCGACCGGTTGCTGCCCTATGAACGGAACGTGCGCGAACGGCGCGTGGTGCGGGCGAAGCGGGTGGAGCTCACCGAACCGGACCCGACGTGGCCGCAGCAGTACGTGCGGCTGGCGGCCCGCATCCGGCACGCGCTCGCGCCGATGGACCTGCGGCTCGACCACATCGGCTCCACGGCGGTGCCGGGGCTGGCCGCCACCGACGCCATCGACATCCAGCTCACGGTGCCGACCCTGGCCGATGCGGACGGGCCGCTCGCCGAGCGGCTGGCCGACGCCGGTTTCCCGCGCGTGCCGCAGGAGCGGTGGGACGGCCCGCGCTCGGCCGGCTCCGGCCGGTGGGAGAAGCGGCTGCACGGCAGCGCCGACCCGGGACGCCCGGTCAACCTGCACATCCGCGAGGCGGGTTCGCCGGGCTGGCGGTACGCGCTGCTGACCCGCGACCACCTGCGCGCCGACCCGGACCAGCGGGCGGCGTACCTGCTGCTGAAGCGTGAGTTGGCGGCTTCCGCGCCGGACAGCGCCACCTACACCACGGCGAAGGATCCTTGGTTCGACGAGGAGCACCTGCGCGCCGAGGAGTGGGCGGCGCGGACCGGCTGGCGACCCTAG
- the uvrB gene encoding excinuclease ABC subunit UvrB, with amino-acid sequence MALDIPRLDGRFQVVSEFQPAGDQPAAIDDLERRVRRGDRNTVLLGATGTGKSATTAWLVERLQRPTLVLAPNKTLCAQLAKEFSELLPHNAVEYFVSYYDYYQPEAYIPQTDTYIEKDSSINEEVERLRHSATMSLLTRRDVVVVATVSAIYGLGTPEEYLDRAVRVAVGQELDRDQLLRRLVDIQYTRNDMAFNRGTFRVRGDTLEIIPAYEELAVRIELFGDEVEKLYYLNPLTGDVVREVDHLLIFPATHYAAGPERMERAIRDIETELGERLAELERQGKLLEAQRLRMRTTYDIEMMRQVGFCSGIENYSMHIDGRLPGSPPHCLLDYFPDDFLTVIDESHVTIPQIGGMYEGDASRKRMLIDHGFRLPSAADNRPLRFDEFLERVGQMVFLSATPGNWEMEQAQGEFVEQVIRPTGLIDPEVVVKPTKGQIDDLMHEIKLRTERDERVLVTTLTKKMAEDLSDYLLENGIRVRYLHSEVDTLRRVELLRELRKGDYDVLVGINLLREGLDLPEVSLVAILDADKEGFLRSGRSLIQTIGRAARNVSGQVHMYADKITPSMADAIEETNRRRAKQIAHNEAHGISPEPLRKKIHDILDDIYREAEDTDTRVGGAVRQLSRGKAPVKETRSRGRAATGGTSREGMARADLAQLIQELNDQMLAAARELQFELAARIRDEIGDLKKELRGMDAAGVK; translated from the coding sequence ATGGCGCTCGACATTCCCCGGCTCGACGGCCGTTTCCAGGTCGTCAGTGAGTTCCAGCCCGCCGGTGACCAGCCGGCGGCCATCGACGACCTGGAGCGGCGGGTCCGGCGCGGCGACCGCAACACCGTTCTGCTGGGCGCGACCGGCACCGGCAAGAGCGCCACCACCGCGTGGCTCGTCGAGCGGTTGCAGCGGCCGACCCTGGTGCTGGCCCCCAACAAGACGCTCTGCGCGCAGCTGGCCAAGGAGTTCAGCGAGCTGCTGCCGCACAACGCCGTCGAATACTTCGTCTCCTACTACGACTACTACCAGCCCGAGGCCTACATCCCGCAGACCGACACCTACATCGAGAAGGACTCCTCGATCAACGAGGAGGTCGAGCGGCTGCGGCACTCGGCCACCATGTCGCTGCTCACCCGCCGGGACGTGGTGGTGGTGGCCACCGTCTCCGCCATCTACGGCCTGGGCACCCCGGAGGAATACCTCGACCGGGCGGTGCGGGTCGCGGTGGGCCAGGAGCTGGACCGCGACCAGCTGCTGCGCCGGCTGGTCGACATCCAGTACACGCGCAACGACATGGCCTTCAACCGGGGCACCTTCCGGGTCCGGGGCGACACCCTGGAGATCATCCCGGCCTACGAGGAGCTCGCCGTCCGCATCGAGCTGTTCGGCGACGAGGTGGAGAAGCTCTACTACCTCAATCCGCTGACCGGTGACGTGGTCCGCGAGGTCGACCACCTGCTGATCTTCCCGGCGACGCACTACGCGGCGGGCCCGGAGCGGATGGAGCGGGCGATCCGCGACATCGAGACCGAGCTGGGCGAGCGGCTGGCCGAGCTGGAGCGGCAGGGCAAGCTGCTGGAGGCGCAGCGGCTGCGGATGCGCACCACCTACGACATCGAGATGATGCGTCAGGTCGGCTTCTGCTCCGGCATCGAGAACTACTCGATGCACATCGACGGGCGGCTGCCCGGCAGCCCGCCGCACTGCCTGCTCGACTACTTCCCCGACGACTTCCTCACCGTCATCGACGAGTCGCACGTGACGATCCCGCAGATCGGTGGCATGTACGAGGGCGACGCGTCCCGCAAGCGGATGCTGATCGACCACGGCTTCCGGCTGCCCAGCGCCGCCGACAACCGGCCGCTGCGCTTCGACGAGTTCCTGGAGCGGGTCGGCCAGATGGTCTTCCTCTCCGCGACCCCGGGCAACTGGGAGATGGAGCAGGCCCAGGGTGAGTTCGTCGAGCAGGTCATCCGCCCGACCGGTCTGATCGATCCCGAGGTCGTCGTGAAGCCGACCAAGGGGCAGATCGACGACCTGATGCACGAGATCAAGTTGCGCACCGAGCGAGACGAGCGGGTCCTGGTCACCACGCTGACCAAGAAGATGGCCGAGGACCTGTCCGACTACCTGCTGGAGAACGGCATCCGGGTGCGCTACCTGCACTCGGAGGTGGACACGCTGCGCCGGGTGGAGCTGCTGCGTGAGCTGCGCAAGGGCGACTACGACGTGCTGGTCGGCATCAACCTGCTCCGGGAGGGCCTCGACCTGCCCGAGGTGTCGCTGGTGGCGATCCTCGACGCCGACAAGGAAGGCTTCCTGCGCAGCGGCCGGTCGCTGATCCAGACCATCGGCCGGGCGGCGCGTAACGTCTCCGGCCAGGTCCACATGTACGCCGACAAGATCACGCCGTCGATGGCGGACGCGATCGAGGAGACCAACCGGCGGCGGGCCAAGCAGATCGCGCACAACGAGGCGCACGGGATCAGCCCGGAGCCGCTGCGGAAGAAGATCCACGACATCCTCGACGACATCTACCGCGAGGCCGAGGACACCGACACCCGGGTCGGCGGCGCGGTGCGGCAGCTGTCCCGGGGCAAGGCGCCGGTGAAGGAGACCCGCAGCCGCGGGCGCGCCGCCACCGGTGGCACGTCCCGCGAGGGGATGGCCCGGGCCGACCTGGCGCAGCTCATCCAGGAGCTCAACGACCAGATGCTGGCCGCCGCGCGGGAGCTGCAGTTCGAGTTGGCCGCCCGGATCCGGGACGAGATCGGTGACCTGAAGAAGGAGCTGCGCGGCATGGACGCCGCCGGCGTGAAGTGA
- a CDS encoding helix-turn-helix domain-containing protein — MPLPTSPVIRRVRLGAELRQLRRREALTLEQVCDRLGWASTSKLSRIELGQSRPDLADVLDLLDVYEVPSSARDALIVIARDAATSRGWWKALAEMGERQRTYAELEASAARIVEYQPAVVPGLLQTPAYARLRLAAAATFDPEVDVDAEVRSRTVRQEVLRRADPPHYTAVLTEAACDRGQTPPEVWREQLRHLVTMTGLANVTVRLLPGGATVCGGLDPLTPYSSYAFPDPADPRTVMIETLTSDVRLATATDVDRYERITEALLGAALSAEETVAALAGRVDD, encoded by the coding sequence ATGCCGTTGCCAACGAGTCCTGTCATTCGCCGTGTGCGGCTCGGCGCCGAGCTGCGCCAGCTGCGCCGGCGCGAGGCGTTGACCCTGGAGCAGGTCTGCGACCGGCTGGGGTGGGCCTCGACGTCGAAGCTGTCGCGCATCGAGCTGGGGCAGAGCCGGCCGGACCTGGCCGACGTGCTGGACCTGCTGGACGTCTACGAGGTGCCGTCGTCGGCCCGGGACGCGCTGATCGTCATCGCCCGCGACGCCGCCACCAGCCGGGGCTGGTGGAAGGCGCTGGCCGAGATGGGGGAGCGGCAACGCACGTACGCCGAGTTGGAGGCCAGTGCGGCGCGCATCGTGGAGTATCAGCCGGCCGTCGTGCCGGGTCTGCTGCAGACCCCGGCGTACGCGCGGCTGCGCCTCGCCGCCGCGGCGACGTTCGATCCGGAGGTCGACGTGGACGCCGAGGTGCGGTCCCGGACCGTACGCCAGGAGGTGCTGCGCCGCGCCGACCCGCCGCACTACACGGCGGTGCTGACCGAGGCCGCCTGTGACCGTGGGCAGACGCCGCCCGAGGTGTGGCGGGAGCAGCTGCGGCACCTGGTGACGATGACGGGGCTGGCCAACGTGACGGTCCGGCTGCTCCCGGGCGGGGCGACGGTGTGCGGTGGGTTGGACCCGCTCACGCCGTACTCCAGCTACGCCTTTCCGGACCCGGCGGACCCGCGGACCGTGATGATCGAGACGCTGACCAGCGACGTGCGGCTCGCGACCGCGACGGACGTGGACCGCTACGAGCGGATCACCGAGGCGCTGCTGGGCGCGGCGCTGTCGGCGGAGGAGACGGTCGCGGCCCTGGCCGGGCGCGTCGACGACTGA
- a CDS encoding antibiotic biosynthesis monooxygenase family protein: MVLEVALIDVLPGHEDAFAAAYAEGHPVLAGTPGCRSVRMTRGIESPTRFVLLVEWDSVEAHTDNFRATDRFDRWRALIGPHFANPPVVEHFLDVPA, translated from the coding sequence ATGGTGCTTGAGGTCGCGCTGATCGACGTCCTGCCGGGGCACGAAGACGCCTTCGCCGCCGCGTACGCCGAGGGCCACCCGGTGCTGGCCGGCACGCCCGGCTGCCGGTCGGTGCGGATGACCCGGGGAATCGAGTCGCCCACCCGCTTCGTGCTGCTCGTCGAATGGGACTCGGTCGAGGCGCACACCGACAACTTCCGCGCCACCGACCGGTTCGACCGCTGGCGGGCCCTGATCGGCCCGCACTTCGCGAACCCGCCCGTGGTCGAACACTTCCTGGACGTGCCCGCCTGA
- the pnuC gene encoding nicotinamide riboside transporter PnuC produces the protein MIDWLTGTAFTVAGTGTTWAELLGFATGVVNVWLVARQRIANWPVGIANVLLLMLLFWTAGLYADAGLQIVYVGLGLYGWWHWLVGGEHRTRLTVGRTGRREWVGLAVAGVLLTGGLWALLDRATDSTVPLPDALTTALSLLATYGQTRKRVESWWLWITADVVYIPLYAYKGLYLTAALYVVFLALCVVGLRAWRADLRRRGLPVAVPPGPAPVRA, from the coding sequence ATGATCGACTGGCTCACCGGCACGGCGTTCACCGTGGCCGGCACCGGCACCACGTGGGCGGAGCTGCTCGGCTTCGCCACCGGCGTGGTCAACGTCTGGCTGGTGGCCCGGCAGCGGATCGCGAACTGGCCCGTCGGCATCGCCAACGTTCTGCTGCTCATGCTGCTGTTCTGGACCGCCGGGCTGTACGCCGACGCCGGCCTCCAGATCGTCTACGTCGGACTCGGGCTGTACGGCTGGTGGCACTGGCTCGTCGGCGGCGAGCACCGGACCCGGCTCACGGTGGGCCGCACCGGTCGACGGGAGTGGGTGGGGCTGGCCGTGGCCGGCGTGCTGCTCACCGGCGGGCTCTGGGCGCTGCTGGACCGGGCGACCGACTCGACGGTCCCGCTGCCGGACGCGCTGACCACCGCCCTGTCCCTGCTCGCCACGTACGGGCAGACTCGCAAGCGGGTGGAGAGCTGGTGGTTGTGGATCACCGCGGACGTGGTCTACATCCCGCTGTACGCGTACAAGGGGCTCTATCTGACGGCCGCGCTCTACGTGGTCTTCCTCGCCCTGTGCGTGGTCGGACTGCGGGCCTGGCGGGCCGACCTGCGCCGGCGGGGACTGCCGGTCGCGGTGCCGCCCGGTCCGGCCCCGGTTCGCGCGTGA
- a CDS encoding AAA family ATPase: MSAPAPAPGRGDDGGAERRAAEFRHGLVVGKFDPPHAGHHALIEAAAARCAAVTVVVAPSRRESIPLDVRLDWLREVHADAPWVRFVGRYDDHPVDYADPVAWDAHCAVFRAAVGDRPVDAVFTSEAYGDELARRFDAVPVAVDPRRRTVPISGTAVRADPVAHWRWLAPPVRAWFVRRVVVVGAESTGTTTMAAALAAHYNTAWVPEYGRESTARKLARLRERRPEATVFDVTWDRADFREVVREQQSAEDAAARSGGPLLICDTDARATAVWEERYLGSASPQVRAAARRPALYLLTDHRGVPFTDDGLRDGAHLRAWMTDRFRAELAGCGVPVVELTGTYEERLGRAVAACDALLAEGWSLADPLRPPVDNPAS, from the coding sequence GTGAGCGCGCCGGCCCCGGCGCCCGGGCGGGGCGACGACGGCGGCGCCGAGCGGAGGGCGGCGGAGTTCCGGCACGGCCTGGTGGTGGGGAAGTTCGACCCGCCGCACGCCGGGCACCACGCGTTGATCGAGGCGGCGGCCGCGCGCTGCGCCGCGGTCACTGTGGTGGTGGCGCCGTCGCGGCGGGAGTCGATCCCGCTCGACGTACGGCTGGACTGGCTGCGGGAGGTGCACGCCGACGCTCCCTGGGTCCGGTTCGTCGGCCGCTACGACGACCACCCCGTGGACTATGCCGACCCGGTGGCCTGGGACGCGCACTGCGCGGTGTTCCGCGCGGCCGTCGGCGACCGGCCGGTGGACGCCGTGTTCACCTCGGAGGCGTACGGCGACGAGCTGGCCCGGCGCTTCGACGCCGTACCCGTGGCGGTGGATCCGCGGCGGCGGACCGTGCCGATCTCCGGCACCGCGGTGCGGGCGGACCCGGTGGCGCACTGGCGGTGGTTGGCCCCGCCGGTGCGGGCCTGGTTCGTGCGGCGGGTGGTGGTGGTCGGCGCGGAGTCGACGGGCACCACGACGATGGCGGCCGCGCTCGCGGCCCACTACAACACCGCCTGGGTGCCCGAGTACGGCCGGGAGTCGACCGCCCGCAAGTTGGCTCGGCTGCGCGAGCGGCGGCCGGAGGCGACCGTCTTCGACGTGACCTGGGACCGGGCGGACTTCCGGGAGGTGGTCCGTGAGCAGCAGTCGGCCGAGGACGCGGCGGCACGGTCCGGCGGGCCGCTGCTGATCTGTGACACCGACGCCCGGGCCACCGCGGTCTGGGAGGAGCGTTACCTCGGCTCCGCCTCGCCGCAGGTGCGGGCGGCGGCCCGGCGGCCCGCGCTGTATCTGCTCACCGACCACCGGGGCGTGCCGTTCACCGACGACGGTCTGCGCGACGGCGCGCACCTGCGGGCCTGGATGACCGACCGGTTCCGGGCCGAGTTGGCCGGCTGCGGGGTGCCGGTGGTGGAGCTGACCGGGACGTACGAGGAGCGGCTGGGGCGGGCGGTCGCGGCGTGCGACGCGCTCCTGGCCGAGGGCTGGTCGCTGGCCGATCCCCTCCGCCCACCCGTCGACAACCCAGCCTCCTAG
- a CDS encoding TerC family protein — translation MDVSALVWAVTLVALIAVLAVDLLIIGRRPHEPSVRESSLWVGFYVGLALLFGAGVWLTSGASAAGQFYTGWLTEYSLSVDNLFVFVIIMARFAVPRQYQQKVLLVGIVLALVMRGGFIAAGAALISQFSWVFYIFGAFLIYTAINLARQGEPDEDEFSENVLIRWSRKALPISRSYDGARLMTHENGRRLFTPLLIVMIAIGTTDLIFALDSIPAIFGITQEPYLVFTANVFALMGLRQLYFLLGGLLDRLIYLSYGLAVVLGFIGVKLVLEALADNNLPFINGGEHVGWAPHIPIWLSLLVILGTLLLATAASLIKSARDRRRELAEARG, via the coding sequence TTGGACGTGTCCGCACTGGTGTGGGCGGTAACCCTCGTCGCGCTCATCGCGGTCCTGGCCGTCGACCTGCTCATCATCGGTCGACGCCCGCACGAGCCGAGCGTGCGGGAATCAAGCCTGTGGGTCGGCTTCTACGTCGGCCTGGCGCTGCTCTTCGGAGCGGGGGTGTGGCTGACGTCCGGAGCGAGCGCGGCGGGTCAGTTCTACACCGGGTGGTTGACCGAGTACAGCCTCTCGGTGGACAACCTCTTCGTCTTCGTGATCATCATGGCGCGCTTCGCGGTGCCCCGGCAGTACCAGCAGAAGGTGCTGCTCGTCGGCATCGTGCTGGCGCTGGTGATGCGCGGCGGCTTCATCGCGGCCGGCGCGGCCCTGATCTCCCAGTTCTCCTGGGTCTTCTACATCTTCGGCGCGTTCCTCATCTACACGGCGATCAACCTGGCCCGCCAGGGTGAGCCGGACGAGGACGAGTTCTCCGAGAACGTCCTGATCCGGTGGAGTCGCAAGGCGCTGCCGATCTCCCGGTCGTACGACGGCGCACGGCTGATGACGCACGAGAACGGCCGGCGGCTGTTCACCCCGCTGCTCATCGTGATGATCGCGATCGGCACCACCGACCTGATCTTCGCGCTGGACTCGATTCCGGCGATCTTCGGGATCACCCAGGAGCCGTACCTGGTCTTCACCGCCAACGTCTTCGCGTTGATGGGTCTGCGGCAGCTCTACTTCCTGCTCGGCGGGCTGCTCGACCGGCTGATCTACCTCAGCTACGGCCTGGCCGTCGTGCTCGGCTTCATCGGGGTCAAGCTGGTGCTGGAGGCGCTGGCCGACAACAACCTGCCGTTCATCAACGGTGGCGAGCACGTGGGCTGGGCCCCGCACATCCCGATCTGGCTGAGCCTGCTCGTCATCCTCGGTACGTTGCTCCTGGCGACCGCCGCCAGCCTGATCAAGTCGGCCCGGGACCGGCGCCGGGAGTTGGCCGAGGCGCGCGGCTGA